From a single Caldanaerobius fijiensis DSM 17918 genomic region:
- a CDS encoding YkvA family protein yields the protein MAAIVVAYALSPIDLIPDFIPVLGYLDDFILIPMGVAIALKLIPAEIMEECRKEAETKLESDIPEAKAAGVIIVVLWILILGFIGYRILKIII from the coding sequence TTGGCTGCTATAGTTGTCGCATATGCACTAAGTCCCATAGACCTGATACCCGACTTTATTCCAGTATTAGGATATTTGGATGACTTCATACTGATACCTATGGGGGTTGCGATTGCATTAAAGTTAATTCCAGCAGAAATTATGGAAGAATGCAGGAAAGAAGCGGAGACAAAATTGGAAAGTGATATTCCGGAAGCCAAGGCAGCAGGTGTGATTATTGTAGTGCTGTGGATATTAATTTTAGGATTTATCGGGTATAGAATACTTAAAATTATTATATAG
- a CDS encoding sulfite exporter TauE/SafE family protein, with product MDTLWTYIVLFAGSFLAAAISGAAGFGGALLLLPLLSKTIGTTMAVPILTIAQLIGNLSRVFFGFKQIKWKPVYMFIIGAVPMSVLGAFSFVKVPKEIITRGIGFAIIVFVALKYFKVLKFEPSDRTMLIGGAVTGLISGLVGSAGPIGAAFFLSLNLSPVSYIASEAVTAVAMHISKTVIYQRYLGIGLYVLEIGLFMGIAMIAGTWAGKKVIEKMPKEKFVKFVGILLTLIGLQMMIWG from the coding sequence TTGGATACTCTATGGACATATATTGTTCTTTTTGCAGGCAGTTTTTTGGCTGCTGCAATATCGGGGGCAGCGGGTTTTGGGGGTGCGTTACTGTTGCTTCCACTATTATCCAAAACAATTGGTACAACAATGGCTGTGCCAATACTGACCATTGCACAGTTAATTGGCAATTTATCACGGGTTTTCTTTGGTTTTAAACAAATTAAATGGAAACCTGTGTATATGTTTATAATAGGTGCAGTGCCAATGAGTGTTTTGGGAGCATTTTCTTTTGTAAAAGTGCCGAAAGAAATCATTACAAGAGGAATTGGATTTGCTATTATTGTTTTTGTGGCATTAAAATATTTCAAAGTGCTTAAATTTGAACCCAGTGACAGAACAATGCTCATTGGCGGGGCAGTGACAGGTTTGATTTCAGGCCTTGTCGGCAGTGCAGGACCGATAGGGGCAGCATTCTTCCTTTCATTGAACCTTTCACCTGTATCGTATATTGCAAGTGAAGCAGTAACTGCTGTTGCTATGCACATTTCAAAGACAGTTATTTATCAGAGGTATCTTGGTATTGGACTATATGTGCTGGAAATTGGATTATTCATGGGTATTGCTATGATTGCAGGCACATGGGCTGGCAAAAAAGTTATTGAAAAAATGCCTAAAGAAAAATTTGTAAAGTTTGTAGGTATTCTTTTAACACTTATTGGATTACAAATGATGATATGGGGTTAA
- a CDS encoding DUF6062 family protein produces the protein MKEEIFAIPLWDAFRKDTECPLCAIQMDVEKRYIESVLDGETVMDWEFNNKLKNYTFCEKHFRKLFEYPDKLGLALIVEKLLTYEMKYLEQIKRESKPDCSFRFPIIRKARDKMFRKRNSNERNLSTEKQCYLCKHIEETMSVYTETLINLWEKNKEFRTLYESSKGYCHRHFHSVINLSNKLVDKLAKEKFLDLSFKIQQENMRRLNEELKWFIKKFDYRFASEPWKTSKDSLSRSIIKITGNFTDRV, from the coding sequence ATGAAGGAAGAAATTTTTGCTATCCCATTATGGGACGCTTTCAGGAAGGATACCGAGTGTCCATTATGTGCAATTCAGATGGATGTTGAAAAAAGATATATAGAAAGTGTTTTGGACGGAGAAACAGTTATGGACTGGGAGTTTAACAATAAATTAAAGAATTATACTTTTTGTGAAAAACACTTCAGGAAACTTTTTGAATATCCAGATAAATTGGGTTTGGCTTTAATTGTTGAAAAACTTCTAACTTATGAGATGAAGTATTTGGAACAGATAAAAAGAGAAAGTAAGCCTGACTGTTCCTTTAGATTTCCGATTATAAGAAAAGCCAGAGATAAAATGTTCCGTAAGAGAAATAGCAATGAAAGAAATTTAAGCACAGAAAAACAGTGTTATTTATGCAAACATATTGAAGAGACAATGTCGGTATATACAGAAACGCTAATAAATTTATGGGAGAAAAATAAAGAATTCAGAACCTTATATGAAAGTTCAAAAGGGTATTGCCATAGACACTTTCATAGTGTTATTAATTTATCAAATAAACTTGTTGATAAACTGGCAAAAGAGAAATTTTTGGATTTGAGTTTTAAAATTCAGCAGGAAAATATGAGAAGGCTAAATGAAGAATTGAAATGGTTTATTAAAAAGTTTGACTATCGTTTTGCCAGTGAGCCGTGGAAAACGTCAAAAGATTCATTATCAAGAAGTATTATTAAGATAACAGGGAATTTTACTGATAGGGTATAA
- a CDS encoding EamA family transporter: MNYLWLIFALLSAITAALVSIFGKIGLKGIDANTATAVRSIIMAAFLVFVVLIQGKLNQIPSIISNRKTIVFIVLSGIAGALSWLFYFMSLNFGKVSQVAPIDKLSVVFAVILSILFLGEKVSIISGLGVGLIAIGAILVALG, from the coding sequence ATGAATTATTTGTGGTTAATATTTGCATTATTATCGGCAATAACCGCAGCCCTGGTCTCTATATTTGGGAAGATAGGGTTAAAAGGAATAGATGCAAATACAGCAACTGCCGTAAGGTCTATAATAATGGCTGCTTTTTTGGTTTTTGTCGTTTTAATACAAGGAAAATTAAATCAAATACCTTCAATCATATCAAATAGGAAAACGATTGTTTTTATTGTTTTGAGTGGAATTGCAGGGGCTCTATCCTGGTTGTTCTATTTCATGTCTTTAAACTTCGGAAAAGTATCACAGGTTGCCCCTATTGATAAACTAAGCGTAGTTTTCGCTGTTATTTTATCAATTTTATTCTTGGGAGAAAAAGTAAGCATAATAAGTGGTCTGGGTGTTGGCCTTATTGCAATAGGTGCTATATTAGTTGCTTTAGGATAG